One genomic segment of Mycolicibacterium psychrotolerans includes these proteins:
- a CDS encoding SDR family oxidoreductase: protein MTNRNLSGKVVMITGSARGIGAATARAFANEGAKVVISDIDAKALAEAAESLQPALALPFDVSDRAAFDASCDRIEAEVGPIDILVNNAGIMPVARVNEIPQALADRVLDVNVKGVVNGTRAALDRMLPRRRGHIINISSAFGEVYSSYLADYIGSKHFVVGFTDAARMELHGSGVDVSVVLPGQVETGLTAGLIKARGFSLAKPEQIAAAIVQTARRPRRHTYVPWTFSAIVVAVKFLPKALTEPLLRVLGANKVINAADPAVRTAYNERALVKPTPTSVPSR from the coding sequence ATGACCAACAGAAATCTGAGCGGCAAGGTGGTCATGATCACCGGCTCTGCCCGGGGTATCGGTGCCGCCACGGCGCGCGCCTTCGCGAACGAAGGTGCGAAGGTCGTCATCAGTGATATCGACGCAAAGGCCCTGGCGGAGGCGGCCGAATCCCTGCAGCCCGCCCTGGCTCTACCTTTCGATGTGTCCGACCGGGCAGCGTTCGACGCATCCTGCGACCGTATCGAAGCGGAAGTCGGCCCGATCGACATCTTGGTCAACAATGCGGGCATCATGCCGGTCGCCAGGGTGAACGAGATCCCGCAGGCGCTGGCCGACAGGGTCCTCGACGTGAACGTCAAGGGCGTCGTCAACGGCACCCGCGCGGCGCTGGATCGCATGCTGCCTCGGCGACGGGGCCACATCATCAACATCTCCTCGGCGTTCGGCGAGGTGTACAGCTCCTACCTCGCCGATTACATCGGCTCCAAGCATTTCGTCGTGGGATTCACCGACGCGGCCCGGATGGAGTTGCACGGAAGCGGCGTCGACGTATCGGTTGTCCTCCCCGGCCAGGTCGAAACCGGTCTGACGGCCGGCTTGATCAAAGCCCGGGGATTCTCGTTGGCGAAGCCCGAACAGATCGCGGCCGCGATAGTGCAGACCGCGCGTCGGCCCCGCCGGCACACCTATGTGCCGTGGACGTTCAGCGCGATCGTGGTGGCGGTCAAGTTCCTCCCGAAGGCGCTCACCGAACCCCTGCTCCGAGTGCTCGGGGCGAACAAGGTGATCAACGCCGCGGACCCGGCGGTTCGCACTGCGTACAACGAACGCGCTTTGGTTAAGCCAACGCCGACTTCGGTGCCAAGCCGGTGA